The Arthrobacter sp. NicSoilC5 genome has a window encoding:
- a CDS encoding bifunctional phosphatase PAP2/diacylglycerol kinase family protein, which translates to MQSTRRRGRTWISRLDRYLLGHVSNLPGGNHDDFFRRLSASANQGKLWIGTAAVLALFPGKTRRAAVHGLIAQGVASAVTNVVFKTLLPRTRPLPEHLPVFRFVHPQPTSSSMPSGHSASAVAFAVGAGLVRPALGAALAPAALGVAYSRVHTGAHWPSDVLFGSALGAGAALITRHWWPVRPPIPQTTRMWTNAPALPDGEGLSIVVNTLGGSFKEETASALQEVFPKAHINTVQPDEDLVQRIRATADFPGTRALGVWGGDGTVGAAAAAAVERSIPLLVLPGGTLNHFARDAGTGSLKDAVDAANKGEAALADVGVVTAERGLAGNPEVSELVMLNTSSVGLYPNFVRRREHLQPALGKPLAGVVAMFRTFAAGTPITLTVDGVRHKVWIAYLGRGRFYPRDHAPLIRPVMDDGVLDVRLITADERFARLRLLWSVLTGTVASSGITHLREATEVRIDAGGAPMAVAVDGEALAGVRKVAYEVRPRALTYYSPRP; encoded by the coding sequence ATGCAAAGCACCAGGCGCAGGGGCCGGACGTGGATCAGCCGCCTCGATAGATACCTTCTAGGGCATGTTTCCAATTTGCCGGGAGGGAACCACGACGATTTCTTCCGCCGCCTTTCCGCCTCGGCAAACCAGGGCAAGCTCTGGATAGGAACGGCCGCGGTCCTGGCGCTCTTCCCCGGCAAGACGCGGAGGGCGGCGGTGCATGGCCTGATCGCCCAGGGCGTGGCATCCGCCGTCACCAACGTGGTTTTCAAGACGCTGCTCCCCCGGACGCGTCCACTGCCCGAGCACCTGCCCGTCTTCCGCTTCGTGCACCCGCAACCGACCAGCTCCTCCATGCCGTCCGGGCATTCGGCGTCGGCCGTGGCATTCGCGGTGGGAGCCGGACTGGTGCGTCCGGCCCTTGGTGCCGCCCTGGCCCCGGCAGCCCTGGGTGTGGCGTACTCCCGGGTCCACACCGGGGCGCACTGGCCTTCGGATGTCCTCTTCGGTTCGGCGCTAGGTGCCGGTGCTGCCCTCATAACCCGCCACTGGTGGCCGGTGCGGCCGCCCATCCCGCAGACCACGCGTATGTGGACCAACGCCCCAGCGCTTCCGGACGGCGAGGGGCTCAGCATTGTGGTGAACACCCTCGGAGGCTCCTTTAAGGAGGAGACCGCATCGGCGCTCCAGGAAGTATTCCCAAAGGCGCATATAAACACCGTGCAGCCGGACGAAGACCTGGTGCAGCGCATCAGGGCCACTGCCGACTTTCCCGGGACCCGCGCCCTGGGTGTGTGGGGCGGCGACGGGACTGTGGGCGCCGCGGCCGCCGCCGCCGTCGAACGCTCCATTCCCCTGCTGGTCCTGCCCGGCGGCACGCTCAACCACTTTGCGCGCGACGCGGGAACCGGAAGCCTGAAGGATGCGGTCGACGCTGCGAACAAGGGCGAGGCTGCCCTGGCGGACGTTGGCGTGGTCACTGCGGAACGCGGGCTGGCCGGAAACCCTGAAGTGTCGGAGCTGGTCATGCTGAATACCTCCAGCGTCGGCCTTTACCCGAATTTTGTGCGCAGGCGGGAGCACCTGCAACCGGCCCTGGGAAAGCCGCTGGCCGGCGTCGTGGCCATGTTCCGGACGTTCGCGGCCGGCACGCCCATCACACTGACCGTGGACGGCGTCCGGCACAAGGTATGGATCGCCTACCTGGGCCGGGGCCGTTTCTACCCGCGTGACCACGCGCCGTTGATCAGGCCCGTGATGGATGACGGGGTGCTGGACGTCCGCCTGATCACCGCTGATGAACGCTTTGCCCGGCTCCGCCTGCTCTGGTCCGTGCTGACGGGAACGGTGGCAAGCTCCGGGATCACGCACCTCCGGGAGGCAACGGAAGTCCGGATCGACGCCGGCGGCGCCCCGATGGCAGTGGCTGTGGACGGAGAAGCGCTGGCCGGGGTGCGCAAAGTGGCCTATGAAGTACGGCCCCGGGCACTGACCTACTATTCGCCCCGTCCGTAG